The following proteins are co-located in the Camelina sativa cultivar DH55 chromosome 12, Cs, whole genome shotgun sequence genome:
- the LOC104733463 gene encoding pentatricopeptide repeat-containing protein At4g20090-like: protein MIESYANSGDFASVEKVLSRVRLENRVITEHSFIVVFRAYGKAHLPEKAVDLFHRMVDEFHCKRSVKSFNSVLNVIINEGLYHRGLEFYDYVVNSNMNMNISPNGLSFNLVIKALCKLRFVDRAIEVFRGMPEKKCLPDGYTYCTLMDGLCKEERIDEAVLLLDEMQSEGCSPSPVTYNVLIDGLCKKGDLTRVTKLVDNMFLKGCVPNEVTYNTLIHGLCLKGKLDKAVSLLERMVSSKCIPNDVTYS from the coding sequence ATGATTGAGAGTTACGCCAATTCAGGTGATTTTGCTTCGGTGGAGAAGGTTTTGAGTCGAGTTAGATTAGAGAACAGAGTCATTACTGAGCATAGTTTCATTGTTGTCTTTAGAGCTTATGGGAAAGCACATTTGCCTGAGAAAGCTGTAGACTTGTTTCATAGAATGGTCGATGAGTTTCACTGCAAACGTAGTGTTAAGTCCTTTAACTCTGTCCTGAATGTGATTATAAACGAGGGTCTTTATCATCGTGGATtggagttttatgattacgttGTGAATTCCAACATGAACATGAACATTTCTCCTAATGGTTTGAGTTTTAATCTGGTCATTAAGGCTCTTTGCAAGTTACGGTTTGTGGACAGAGCAATTGAGGTCTTCAGGGGAATGCCTGAGAAAAAGTGTTTGCCTGATGGGTATACGTATTGTACATTGATGGATGGGTTGTGTAAGGAGGAAAGGATTGATGAAGCGGTTTTACTGTTGGATGAGATGCAGAGCGAGGGATGTTCACCGAGTCCGGTTACATATAATGTGTTGATTGATGGGTTGTGCAAGAAAGGGGATTTGACACGGGTGACAAAGCTTGTTGATAATATGTTTCTTAAGGGTTGTGTTCCTAATGAGGTGACTTATAATACGCTTATTCATGGTCTATGTCTCAAGGGTAAATTGGATAAAGCTGTTAGTCTCTTAGAACGGATGGTGTCGAGCAAATGTATTCCAAATGATGTTACATATAGCTAG
- the LOC104731524 gene encoding pentatricopeptide repeat-containing protein At4g20090 — MPKCPFPIRISFFSYFLNQSRILSSYPVKVTISITHLPFSSSVSVSPNPSMEAKNPSEAPISEQMFKSAPKMGSYKLGDSTLSSMIESYANSGDFASVEMLLSRVRLENRVISEHSFIVVFRAYGKAHLPEKAVDLFHRMVDEFHCKRSVKSFNSVLNVIINEGLYHRGLEFYDYVVNSNMNMNISPNGLSFNLVIKALCKLRFVDRAIEVFRGMPEKKCLPDGYTYCTLMDGLCKEERIDEAVLLLDEMQSEGCSPSPVTYNVLIDGLCKKGDLTRVTKLVDNMFLKGCVPNEVTYNTLIHGLCLKGKLDKAVSLLERMVSSKCIPNDVTYGTLINGLVKRRRASDAVRLLISMEERGYCLNQHIYSVLISGLFKEGKAEEAMTLWQKMAEKGCRPNVVVYSALVDGLCREGKPNEAKEILNGMISSGCLPNAYTYSSLMKGYFKVGLSEEAIQVWREMDETGCSRNEFCYSVLIDGLCGVGRVDDAMMVWSKMLTIGIKPDTVAYSSMIKGLCGIGSMDAALKLYHEMLCQEEPKSQPDVVTYNILLDGLCMQKDVSRAVDLLNCMLDRGCDPDVITCNTFLNTLSDKSDSCEEGRSFLEELVVRLLKRQRVLGACKIVEVMLGKYLAPKTSTWAMIVPEICKPKKISAAIDKCWRNICT, encoded by the exons ATGCCCAAATGCCCATTCCCAATCCGTATCAGTTTCTTCAGCTACTTCCTCAACCAAAGTCGAATCCTTTCGAGTTACCCAGTTAAGGTTACGATCTCTATTACTCATCtccccttctcttcttctgtttcagtTTCTCCTAACCCATCAATGGAAGCCAAGAATCCATCGGAAGCTCCAATCTCGGAACAGATGTTTAAATCGGCTCCCAAAATGGGTTCTTACAAGTTGGGTGATTCAACTTTATCTTCAATGATTGAGAGTTACGCCAATTCGGGTGATTTTGCTTCGGTGGAGATGCTTTTGAGTCGAGTTAGATTAGAGAACAGAGTCATTAGTGAGCATAGTTTCATTGTTGTCTTTAGAGCTTATGGGAAAGCACATTTGCCTGAGAAAGCTGTAGACTTGTTTCATAGAATGGTCGATGAGTTTCACTGCAAACGTAGTGTCAAGTCCTTTAACTCTGTGCTGAATGTGATTATAAACGAGGGTCTTTATCACCGTGGATtggagttttatgattacgttGTGAATTCCAACATGAACATGAACATTTCTCCTAATGGTTTGAGTTTTAATCTGGTCATTAAGGCTCTTTGCAAGTTACGGTTTGTGGACAGAGCAATTGAG GTCTTCAGGGGAATGCCTGAGAAAAAGTGTTTGCCTGATGGGTATACGTATTGTACATTGATGGATGGGTTGTGTAAGGAGGAAAGGATTGATGAAGCGGTTTTACTGTTGGATGAGATGCAGAGCGAGGGATGTTCACCGAGTCCGGTTACATATAATGTGTTGATTGATGGGTTGTGCAAGAAAGGGGATTTGACACGGGTGACAAAGCTTGTTGATAATATGTTTCTTAAGGGTTGTGTTCCTAATGAGGTGACTTATAATACGCTTATTCATGGTCTATGTCTCAAGGGTAAATTGGATAAAGCTGTTAGTCTCTTAGAACGGATGGTGTCGAGCAAATGTATTCCAAATGATGTTACATATGGAACACTCATTAATGGTTTGGTTAAGCGAAGACGAGCAAGTGATGCGGTGAGGTTGTTGATCTCTATGGAAGAAAGAGGGTATTGTTTGAATCAGCATATTTATTCGGTTCTTATAAGTGGGTTGTTTAAAGAAGGCAAAGCTGAGGAGGCTATGACCTTGTGGCAGAAAATGGCGGAGAAAGGTTGCCGGCCCAATGTTGTTGTGTATAGTGCTCTTGTAGATGGTTTATGCCGCGAAGGGAAACCAAATGAAGCTAAAGAGATACTTAATGGAATGATAAGTAGTGGATGCTTGCCCAATGCTTATACGTATAGCTCTTTGATGAAAGGATATTTCAAAGTTGGTCTTAGTGAAGAAGCGATTCAAGTGTGGAGAGAGATGGATGAAACCGGATGTTCTCGAAATGAGTTTTGTTATAGTGTTCTTATCGACGGTCTTTGTGGGGTTGGGAGAGTTGATGATGCTATGATGGTGTGGTCAAAGATGCTCACTATCGGGATCAAACCTGATACAGTAGCTTATAGCTCAATGATAAAAGGCCTTTGTGGTATTGGCTCAATGGATGCGGCGTTAAAACTTTACCATGAGATGTTATGCCAAGAAGAACCCAAGTCACAACCTGATGTTGTTACTTATAATATACTTCTCGATGGATTATGTATGCAGAAAGATGTCTCTAGAGCAGTTGATCTTTTGAACTGTATGTTAGATAGAGGTTGTGATCCCGATGTTATTACGTGTAACACCTTTTTGAATACTTTGAGCGACAAGTCAGATTCTTGTGAAGAAGGGAGGAGTTTTCTAGAAGAACTTGTTGTGAGGCTCTTAAAGCGTCAGAGAGTATTGGGCGCTTGTAAGATTGTGGAAGTAATGCTGGGTAAGTATCTGGCACCGAAGACCTCCACTTGGGCGATGATTGTTCCAGAGATATGTAAACCAAAGAAGATCAGTGCGGCCATTGATAAATGCTGGAGGAACATATGTACTTGA
- the LOC104733464 gene encoding FT-interacting protein 1-like, whose amino-acid sequence MAANGTGNGNGNGNRNGNGNRNGDFSLKETSPKIGNGGGNGGEKLTSSFDLVEAMHFLYARIVRARALPANDSFIEVKIGSYKGRTKQSLNSNPNPEFHETFAFTKARLQGNILEVVVRNKDNSNDEEIVGRCKFDVAEIPTRVPPDSPLAPQWYRLEDRNGVKIGGEIMLSVWIGTQADEVFSEAWHSDSATVTGENVVNTRSKVYLSPRLWYLRVTLIEAQDLVLLHQNRTNPEILIKGFLGNVVVRSRTSQTKSVNPVWNEDMMFVAVEPFEDSLVLSVEDKLGQKEECLGKCEIKLSQVERRVSPGPVPALWYNVEHVGDNGEARRFAGRIHLRVSLDGGYHVLDESIQYSSDYRASAKLLWTPAIGVLELGVLNATGLMPMKSREGRGTTDAYCVAKYGTKWVRTRTIVDTFDPKWNEQYTWEVYDPYTVITIGVFDNLNLFGAGNENRLIKDSRIGKIRIRLSTLVTSKIYTHSYPLMVLKPDGVKKMGEIQLAVRFTATSMIDMLQKYTEPLLPQMHYIFPLSIYQLDSLRHQATHILCIKLGRNEPALGRDVVEYMLDVGSNMWSLRRGRANFERLVAFFDGWIDAWKWFDEVCKWKSPATTVLIHVVFLFVVFLPKYCVVSLLLYCFVFGLYRFSLRPRHPPHMDIKLSKADSALPDELDEEFDAFPSAKSGDVLKKRYDRLRGIAGRMMIVLGDLATQGERVKSLLSWRDPRATSLFLAFCLVGCGVICFVSMKLLLTFLAFYVMRHPRTRVFNIPSIPQNFFRRLPSRADSIL is encoded by the exons ATGGCGGCGAACGGTACCGGAAACGGAAACGGAAACGGAAACAGAAATGGTAACGGTAACAGAAACGGAGATTTCTCATTGAAAGAGACAAGTCCCAAAATCGGAAATGGTGGTGGTAACGGCGGCGAGAAGCTGACCTCATCGTTCGATCTCGTGGAGGCGATGCATTTCCTCTACGCTAGAATCGTCCGTGCTCGAGCCTTACCGGCCAACGACTCCTTCATCGAAGTCAAGATCGGAAGCTACAAAGGGAGAACAAAGCAGAGCTTaaactcaaaccctaaccctgaGTTTCACGAAACCTTCGCCTTCACGAAAGCTCGTCTCCAAGGGAACATCTTAGAAGTGGTCGTAAGAAACAAAGATAACTCAAACGACGAGGAGATTGTCGGGAGATGTAAGTTCGATGTGGCGGAGATTCCTACACGTGTTCCTCCTGATAGTCCATTGGCTCCTCAATGGTATAGATTGGAAGATCGAAACGGTGTCAAGATCGGAGGAGAGATTATGTTATCTGTTTGGATTGGGACGCAAGCTGATGAGGTTTTCTCGGAGGCTTGGCATTCGGATTCGGCGACGGTTACGGGAGAAAACGTGGTGAACACGCGCTCTAAGGTTTATCTTTCACCGAGGCTTTGGTACTTGAGAGTTACCCTAATCGAAGCTCAGGATTTGGTCCTGTTGCATCAGAACCGGACCAATCCAGAGATTCTCATTAAAGGGTTTCTTGGAAACGTTGTTGTGAGGAGTCGGACTTCGCAGACCAAGAGTGTGAATCCTGTGTGGAATGAGGATATGATGTTTGTAGCGGTTGAGCCGTTTGAGGACAGTTTGGTACTTAGCGTGGAAGATAAGCTAGGGCAGAAAGAAGAGTGTTTAGGAAAGTGTGAGATAAAGTTATCTCAG GTTGAGAGGAGGGTGTCTCCTGGTCCAGTGCCGGCATTGTGGTACAACGTGGAACACGTTGGTGACAATGGAGAAGCGAGGAGATTTGCTGGGAGGATTCACTTGCGGGTTTCTTTAGACGGAGGTTATCATGTTCTTGATGAATCCATTCAGTATAGTAGCGATTACAGAGCTTCTGCTAAGCTTCTATGGACTCCAGCTATTGGTGTGTTGGAGCTAGGCGTGTTAAACGCTACAGGTCTAATGCCGATGAAGTCCCGAGAAGGTCGAGGCACTACTGATGCGTATTGTGTGGCAAAATATGGAACAAAATGGGTGAGAACGAGGACTATTGTAGACACTTTTGATCCAAAGTGGAACGAGCAGTATACTTGGGAAGTCTATGATCCTTACACGGTGATAACAATTGGTGTTTTCGATAATCTGAATTTATTTGGTGCTGGTAACGAGAACCGTCTGATCAAGGATTCGAGGATTGGGAAGATCAGGATACGTCTATCGACTCTTGTAACCTCGAAGATCTACACACATTCTTATCCTTTAATGGTTTTGAAACCAGATGGGGTTAAGAAAATGGGGGAGATTCAGCTTGCGGTTAGGTTCACCGCAACATCTATGATCGATATGCTTCAGAAATACACAGAGCCGTTGCTTCCACAAATGCATTACATATTTCCATTGTCTATTTACCAATTAGACAGCCTTAGACACCAAGCTACTCACATTCTATGCATCAAGCTAGGGCGCAATGAGCCAGCACTTGGAAGAGATGTTGTAGAGTATATGCTCGATGTGGGATCAAACATGTGGAGtctaagaagaggaagagcgAATTTCGAACGTCTTGTTGCGTTTTTCGATGGCTGGATCGATGCTTGGAAATGGTTTGACGAGGTTTGCAAATGGAAAAGCCCGGCGACGACGGTTTTGATCCATGTCGTTTTCTTGTTCGTTGTTTTTCTCCCCAAGTACTGCGTGGTTTCGTTGCTACTATACTGCTTTGTGTTCGGGTTATACAGGTTCAGTTTGAGACCGAGGCATCCTCCACACATGGATATAAAGCTGTCTAAAGCTGATTCGGCTTTGCCTGATGAGCTAGACGAGGAGTTTGATGCGTTTCCAAGCGCGAAATCTGGAGATGTACTGAAAAAAAGGTATGATAGGTTGCGTGGGATAGCAGGGAGGATGATGATTGTGTTGGGAGATTTGGCTACACAAGGAGAAAGAGTGAAAAGTTTGTTGAGTTGGAGAGATCCGAGAGCAACATCTCTGTTCTTAGCCTTCTGTCTTGTTGGCTGTGGAGTGATTTGTTTCGTCTCCATGAAGTTACTGCTCACTTTTCTTGCTTTCTACGTCATGAGACATCCTAGGACTAGGGTTTTCAATATACCTTCTATTCCTCAGAACTTTTTTAGGAGATTACCTTCAAGAGCTGATAGCATCTTGTGA
- the LOC104731525 gene encoding allantoate deiminase: MAVPHPSPSSSSSRSHHFLSHVHHTSFHHHHHHHHHYHPSLVLFWCLVFSLLSPLALSSSSSSSSSSSSSSSASSSQISLGIGETEGTKHDLHQAILRDESVARLHELGQVSDAVAHLERTFMSPASIRAINLLRGWMEDAGLSTWVDYMGNLHGRVEPKNGSSQALLIGSHMDTVIDAGKYDGSLGIISAISALKVLKVNGKLSELKRPVEVIAFSDEEGVRFQCTFLGSAALAGIMPVSRLEITDKSGISVQDALKENDIDITVENLMQLKYDPASVWGYVEVHIEQGPVLEWVGYPLGVVKGIAGQTRLKVTVKGSQGHAGTVPMSMRQDPMTGAAELIVLLESVCKNPKDYLSCNGQCNEDTIESLANSLVCTVGEISTWPSASNVIPGQVTFTVDLRTIDDVGRNAILHDLSTRMYKICDKRSLLCSIERKHDADAVMSDPQLSLQLKSAAQSALKKMTGEVQDEVPVLMSGAGHDAMAMAHLTKVGMLFVRCRGGISHSPAEQVLDDDVGAAGLTILEFLESQM, encoded by the exons ATGGCGGTTCCTCATCCTTCTccttcatcctcttcctctaGATCTCATCATTTCTTATCCCATGTCCATCACACTAgcttccatcatcatcatcaccaccatcatcattatcatccttCGCTTGTGCTATTCTGGTGTCTCgtgttttctctcttatctcctctcgctctctcctcctcctcttcatcgtcatcgtcttcttcttcttcttcctctgcctcgtcttctcaaatctctctcG GAATCGGTGAAACGGAAGGGACGAAGCACGATCTGCATCAGGCGATCCTAAGAGACGAATCTGTTGCAAGGTTACACGAGCTTGGACAG GTGAGTGATGCAGTTGCCCACCTAGAAAGAACTTTTATGAGTCCAGCATCCATAAGAGCAATAAATCTTCTCCGGGGATGGATGGAAGATGCCGGTTTATCAAC atggGTTGATTACATGGGTAATTTACATGGTCGAGTGGAGCCAAAGAATGGAAGCTCACAAGCTCTTCTAATTGGTTCCCATATG GACACTGTTATTGATGCTGGTAAATATGATGGCTCACTAGGCATCATTTCTGCAATCTCCGCATTAAAGGTTCTGAAAGTAAATGGCAAATTGTCTGAACTAAAGCGACCTGTTGAG GTGATTGCATTTAGTGATGAGGAAGGAGTGAGGTTTCAGTGTACCTTCCTAGGCAGTGCTGCTCTGGCTGGAATCATGCCAGTTTCTCGGTTGGAGATTACCGATAAAAG TGGTATTTCTGTGCAAGATGCTCTTAAAGAGAATGACATAGACATAACAGTGGAAAACTTAATGCAGCTCAAGTATGATCCTGCATCTGTTTGGGGATATGTTGAG gTTCACATCGAGCAAGGGCCGGTGCTTGAATGGGTTGGTTA TCCTTTAGGAGTAGTAAAAGGAATTGCAGGGCAGACAAGACTCAAG GTTACTGTAAAAGGATCTCAAGGACATGCTGGAACAGTTCCAATGTCAATGCGTCAGGACCCTATGACTGGTGCCGCAGAGCTGATTGTACTATTGGAGAGTGTTTgcaaaaaccctaaagattACTTATCTTGCAACGGTCAATGCAATGAGGACACAATAGAATCACTTGCTAATTCACTTGTTTGTACTGTTGGAGAGATCTCAACGTGGCCTAGTGCTAGCAATGTTATCCCAGGCCAG GTAACTTTCACTGTGGATTTACGTACGATAGATGATGTAGGACGCAATGCTATTCTCCATGACTTATCAACTAGGATGTACAAGATATGTGACAAAAGATCGCTTTTGTGCTCCATTGAAAGAAAG CACGATGCAGACGCAGTAATGTCAGACCCGCAGTTGAGTTTACAGCTGAAATCAGCAGCTCAGAGTGCTCTCAAGAAGATGACAGGAGAGGTACAAGACGAGGTCCCCGTGCTAATGAGCGGAGCAGGACATGATGCTATGGCTATGGCTCACTTAACTAAG GTGGGAATGTTGTTTGTCCGGTGTCGTGGAGGAATAAGTCATTCTCCGGCAGAACAGGTGTTGGATGACGATGTTGGTGCAGCCGGTTTGACCATTTTAGAGTTTCTAGAGTCTCAAATGTAA
- the LOC104731526 gene encoding uncharacterized protein LOC104731526, with translation MEKVSGACAMEWSIKLEKSLRSKNPVRAVEAIIETGERLEQWSKEPEPAVSVYNLFGLVPEEDKLFSNTILLRLVDAFCVGDKIMKVAVVRVFMSVFKLYRRKNVSESATWFLSKARVYNHLELLKRVKYVYEKGDTEVKALALILFGCWRDFASEFAPVRYLIFTSMVSSHELEVRSALFAAACFCEVADDFALVVLGMLNDMVKFPDIMPKTRLAAVRVFAKMGCSHAISNRTFKICMKLMLESPKDDNLVPFLVSLTKLASRSTYLTSELAEVIMPFLGEDKTSHVRAAVLRCLHFLVERGMCFSLVNEREIASVSSLLKQEDLSLDMQLKALQIFQKILVYKICVADASELHQLVAIVEEASHFKIFSSSCLAISILVGIWKEIVRTAEIRSVEVSSISLPLQLVVLIMDRVTLLGRLCSDPFQVDYALVGEVQDLFNVLHLVLGKHSELRLQVLGEVMLFLEYIVNLNDGLRKTDGDHELLLSVINYKGKRGSVMRSEFLASTHKFLIVFLENLEGDDCLLSQVYEKVKHITECVRSCSFFDFHTQMVYTLLLHSPILWGFLVNDDADGNSGVSLVADIVNYGIVSLDCSNQILMERDYWPAYRAGVYAARLGAWVISALIFDKLKTNVQSDINCFWLKSLTYLSHAEGKFQLLLTPGDSFKLVNWLRSSGYLPELSKEASGEFAHSVALHDAYMNLQSSLGTLGNIIASGELFCFQTWFLVLKTRGLETVIDLVETLGLLNQDSRNKKQVEETILIGCNSLQQLPRISLQLQKLAKEFDMLAKCFIDIDDSSFSIITTFSLSCSVLAFAAGIVLFIPDFSFHEAMVPFTSQSDLCSRLVQDLVQRLGKVDPDICEKLNLLIRENKSLNCLHLQPRNQVLRVCGKVKMLISICRDALACIHGFQNQSISMQKEEIMSEITQSCRTLLSQAIMKWMQIPFGIPKHFFNIRPCVGAELFVLSSGVGKRTPDILSVEQGFQLSLDLCLQLKNVQQQQVPVRLKKLYCLLYSKLAYHTPTQHEETSRNQKSYSPWRDEDLVELSSKLFHHAIKSSKKLEVSGRFDWTKNGVSTVVEFEPNERGQGFSSCLLDVSRFPVGSYQIKWLSCCMDQHGSYWNLLPLNGKPVFTVKKAS, from the exons ATGGAGAAGGTTTCAGGAGCTTGCGCCATGGAATGGAGCATCAAGCTCGAGAAATCTCTTCGTTCTAAAAACCCAG TTAGAGCTGTGGAAGCTATCATAGAGACTGGTGAGAGGCTTGAACAATGGAGCAAAGAACCTGAACCTGCAGTTTCTGTTTacaatttatttggtttggttcctGAAGAAGATAAGCTCTTTTCCAATACTATCTTGTTGAGGCTAGTTGATGCGTTTTGTGTTGGGGATAAGATTATGAAGGTTGCTGTTGTCCGGGTTTTTATGTCTGTGTTCAAGCTATATCGAAGGAAGAACGTTAGTGAATCTGCAACATGGTTTTTGTCAAAGGCTAGGGTGTATAACCACTTGGAACTTCTTAAACGAGTTAAGTATGTTTATGAAAAGGGCGATACTGAGGTAAAAGCTTTGGCTTTGATTCTGTTTGGTTGTTGGAGAGATTTCGCTAGCGAATTTGCTCCGGTTCGGTACTTGATTTTCACCAGTATGGTTTCTTCACATGAGCTGGAG GTAAGATCAGCTCTGTTTGCTGCAGCTTGCTTTTGTGAAGTAGCAGATGACTTTGCTTTGGTTGTTTTGGGGATGTTAAATGACATGGTGAAGTTCCCAGATATAATGCCAAAGACCAGGTTAGCTGCTGTGCGAGTTTTTGCAAAAATGGGATGCTCGCATGCAATTTCTAATAGAACATTCAAG ATTTGTATGAAGCTAATGCTGGAATCCCCAAAAGACGACAATTTGGTTCCATTCCTGGTTTCCCTGACTAAGCTTGCTTCAAGATCTACTTATCTTACTTCTGAACTG GCTGAGGTTATCATGCCCTTTCTGGGTGAAGATAAGACTTCTCATGTTCGAGCTGCGGTATTGAGGTGTCTCCACTTTCTCGTAGAAAGAGGGATGTGCTTCTCTCTTGTCAATGAAAGAGAAATTGCAAGTGTTTCAAGCTTGCTAAAGCAAGAAGACCTCTCACTAGATATGCAACTTAAAGCTCTTCAGATTTTTCAGAAG ATACTTGTCTACAAAATTTGCGTTGCTGATGCATCTGAATTACATCAACTCGTAGCTATTGTTGAGGAGGCATCTCATTTTAAGATCTTCTCAAGCAGTTGTCTAGCTATCAGTATTTTGGTGGGTATATGGAAAGAAATAGTCCGGACAGCAGAAATAAGATCAGTTGAGGTTTCTTCAATATCTCTTCCGCTGCAGCTCGTTGTATTAATCATGGACAGGGTCACCTTGCTAGGACGCTTATGTTCGGATCCTTTTCAAGTTGACTATGCACTAGTTGGTGAGGTTCAAGACCTCTTCAATGTTCTCCACCTAGTACTAGGAAAACATTCTGAACTGAGGCTGCAAGTTCTTGGCGAAGTCATGTTATTCCTAGAGTATATTGTGAACCTAAATGATGGCTTAAGAAAAACAGATGGAGATCATGAACTGCTGCTTAGTGTTATCAATTATAAAGGCAAAAGAGGGTCGGTCATGAGGTCAGAGTTTCTAGCATCTACACACAAGTTCCTGATAGTGTTCTTGGAGAATCTCGAGGGCGATGATTGTCTTTTGTCTCAAGTTTATGAAAAGGTGAAGCATATTACTGAGTGTGTACGTTCATGTAGCTTCTTTGATTTCCACACACAAATGGTATATACTCTGCTATTACATTCTCCAATTCTTTGGGGATTCCTTGTGAATGATGATGCAGATGGAAATTCAGGCGTCTCACTTGTTGCTGATATAGTTAATTATGGAATCGTTTCTCTTGACTGTTCGAATCAGATTTTGATGGAGAGAGACTACTGGCCTGCATACAGAGCTGGGGTATACGCAGCACGTTTGGGTGCTTGGGTCATCTCTGCTTTGATTTTTGACAAGCTGAAAACTAACGTCCAGTCTGATATTAACTGTTTTTGGTTAAAGTCCTTAACTTATTTATCTCATGCTGAGGGGAAATTCCAACTGCTTCTCACACCAGGTGATAGTTTCAAGTTAGTCAATTGGTTGAGAAGTAGCGGTTATTTACCAGAACTCTCCAAAGAGGCATCTGGAGAGTTTGCCCACAGTGTAGCTCTTCATGATGCTTATATGAATTTACAATCGTCTTTGGGAACGTTGGGAAATATTATAGCATCAGGGGAACTGTTCTGTTTCCAAACGTGGTTCTTGGTTCTAAAGACTCGGGGACTGGAGACTGTGATTGATCTCGTCGAAACCCTCGGGCTGCTTAACCAAGATAGCCGCAACAAGAAGCAAGTGGAGGAAACGATCTTGATTGGTTGCAATTCTCTGCAGCAGCTTCCTCGAATTTCTCTTCAGCTACAAAAGTTGGCAAAAGAATTTGATATGTTGGCAAAGTGTTTTATAGACATAGACGACAGCAGTTTTAGCATAATCACAACATTTTCACTGAGCTGTTCTGTTCTGGCTTTTGCTGCTGGAATAGTTCTTTTCATTCCAGATTTTTCTTTCCATGAAGCAATGGTTCCTTTCACTTCACAAAGTGATCTGTGCTCGAGGCTTGTACAAGATTTAGTTCAACGGCTAGGGAAAGTGGATCCTGATATCTGCGAAAAGCTCAACTTACTCATTAGggaaaacaaatcattaaactGTTTACACCTGCAACCCAGGAATCAGGTATTGAGAGTCTGTGGCAAGGTGAAGATGCTGATCTCTATTTGCAGAGATGCTCTTGCATGCATTCATGGATTTCAGAATCAGTCAATATCAATGCAAAAAGAGGAGATTATGTCTGAGATTACTCAAAGTTGCAGGACTCTACTTTCACAAGCAATTATGAAATGGATGCAGATTCCTTTTGGCATTCCAAAACATTTCTTCAACATAAG GCCTTGTGTTGGTGCCGAGCTATTTGTTCTTAGTTCAGGCGTTGGCAAGCGTACTCCTGATATACTTTCAGTGGAACAAGGGTTTCAACTGTCACTAGATCTTTGTCTTCAGTTGAAAAACGTACAACAACAGCAAGTCCCTGTTCGACTAAAAAAACTTTATTGCCTTCTCTATTCTAAACTAGCTTATCACACTCCAACTCAACACGAAGAAACGAGCAGAAACCAAAAGTCTTATTCCCCTTGGAGAGATGAAGATCTGGTAGAATTGAGTAGCAAGCTATTTCATCATGCTATAAAGTCTAGTAAGAAGCTGGAAGTTTCAGGTCGATTTGATTGGACGAAGAATGGTGTTTCTACGGTTGTCGAATTCGAACCAAATGAGAGAGGACAAGGGTTCTCGAGCTGCTTGCTAGATGTTTCCCGTTTCCCAGTTGGCTCATATCAAATAAAATGGCTAAGCTGTTGCATGGATCAGCATGGTTCTTACTGGAATCTCCTACCTCTCAATGGCAAACCTGTGTTTACAGTTAAGAAAGCTTCATGA